One stretch of Streptomyces sp. R21 DNA includes these proteins:
- the gcvT gene encoding glycine cleavage system aminomethyltransferase GcvT, whose protein sequence is MSSNAPRLTALDAVHRSLGATMTDFAGWDMPLRYGSERDEHLAVRTKAGLFDLSHMGEITVTGPAAAALLNHALVGNIASVGVGRARYTMICQADGGILDDLIVYRLADTEYMVVANASNAQVVLDALTERAEGFDALVRDDRDAYALIAVQGPESPGILKSLTDADLDGLKYYAGLPGTVAGVPALIARTGYTGEDGFELFVEPQHAEKLWQALTDAGAPVGLVPCGLSCRDTLRLEAGMPLYGHELTTSLTPFDAGLGRVVKFEKEGDFVGRTALEAAAERAASEPPRVLVGLIAEGRRVPRAGYPVVADGQVIGEITSGAPSPTLGKPIAMAYVDAAHAAPGTAGVGVDIRGSHEPYEVVALPFYKRQK, encoded by the coding sequence ATGAGCAGTAACGCACCCCGTCTCACCGCGCTCGATGCCGTGCATCGCTCGCTCGGCGCGACGATGACCGACTTCGCGGGCTGGGACATGCCCCTGCGGTACGGCTCCGAGCGCGACGAGCACCTCGCCGTGCGCACGAAGGCGGGTCTCTTCGACCTCTCCCACATGGGCGAGATCACCGTCACCGGTCCCGCGGCCGCCGCGCTCCTCAACCACGCGCTCGTCGGCAACATCGCCTCGGTCGGTGTCGGCCGGGCCCGCTACACCATGATCTGCCAGGCGGACGGCGGCATCCTGGACGACCTGATCGTCTACCGGCTCGCCGACACCGAGTACATGGTGGTCGCCAACGCCTCCAACGCCCAGGTCGTGCTGGACGCGCTGACCGAGCGCGCCGAGGGCTTCGACGCCCTCGTGCGCGACGATCGCGACGCGTACGCCCTGATCGCCGTGCAGGGCCCCGAGTCCCCCGGCATCCTCAAGTCGCTCACCGACGCCGACCTCGACGGCCTGAAGTACTACGCGGGCCTGCCCGGCACGGTCGCCGGCGTCCCCGCCCTCATCGCGCGCACCGGCTACACCGGCGAGGACGGCTTCGAGCTGTTCGTGGAGCCGCAGCACGCCGAGAAGCTGTGGCAGGCGCTGACGGACGCGGGCGCCCCGGTGGGCCTCGTCCCGTGCGGCCTGTCCTGCCGCGACACGCTGCGCCTGGAGGCGGGCATGCCGCTGTACGGGCACGAGCTGACCACCTCGCTCACGCCGTTCGACGCCGGTCTCGGCCGCGTCGTGAAGTTCGAGAAGGAGGGCGACTTCGTGGGGCGTACGGCCCTGGAAGCCGCTGCCGAGCGCGCCGCCTCCGAGCCGCCGCGCGTCCTCGTCGGCCTGATCGCCGAGGGCCGCCGCGTCCCGCGCGCCGGATACCCCGTGGTCGCCGACGGCCAGGTCATCGGCGAGATCACCTCGGGAGCGCCCTCCCCGACGCTGGGCAAGCCGATCGCGATGGCGTACGTCGACGCCGCGCACGCCGCGCCGGGCACCGCCGGAGTCGGCGTGGACATCCGGGGCAGCCACGAACCGTACGAGGTCGTGGCGCTGCCGTTCTACAAGCGTCAGAAGTAG
- a CDS encoding AraC family transcriptional regulator yields the protein MDVLSDAIAAMRTGRPHSSRRDKHAPWGMRFEASDGAGFHVVLQGSAWLIPADGEPVAVGPGDVVFLAHGRGHALASGLDVPLEEVRLGPDGRWPRLPPATDESGPTTVMLCGAYQLDRHRAHPLLAELPEVVHLPTRIGAHRSLRAAVELLGMELEEPQPGADTIVTSLLDTLLLYILRAWWQRERHGGGHPTGWSAALADPAVAAALRAVHGDPSRPWTVEELGARGGLSRAAFARRFTTLVGEPPLTYLTWWRMITAGRLLRTDDLPLRLVAQRTGYTSEFAFAKAFKREYGVPPGQYRKRAS from the coding sequence ATGGACGTACTCAGCGACGCCATCGCCGCCATGCGCACCGGGCGCCCGCACTCCTCACGCCGGGACAAGCACGCGCCCTGGGGCATGCGTTTCGAGGCCTCGGACGGGGCCGGGTTCCATGTGGTGCTGCAGGGTTCGGCGTGGCTGATCCCGGCGGACGGCGAACCGGTGGCGGTCGGCCCCGGGGACGTGGTGTTCCTGGCGCACGGGCGCGGGCACGCACTGGCCAGCGGTCTCGACGTACCGCTGGAGGAGGTGCGGCTCGGCCCGGACGGCCGCTGGCCCCGGCTTCCGCCCGCGACAGACGAGTCGGGCCCGACGACCGTGATGCTGTGCGGCGCGTACCAACTGGACCGGCATCGCGCCCACCCCCTCCTCGCCGAGCTGCCGGAGGTGGTGCACCTCCCCACCCGCATCGGCGCGCACCGCTCGCTGCGCGCCGCCGTCGAACTCCTCGGCATGGAGCTGGAGGAGCCGCAGCCGGGCGCGGACACGATCGTCACTTCCCTGCTGGACACCCTCCTCCTGTACATCCTGCGGGCCTGGTGGCAGCGCGAGCGGCACGGCGGCGGGCACCCCACGGGCTGGTCGGCCGCCCTCGCCGACCCGGCCGTCGCGGCGGCCCTGCGCGCCGTCCACGGCGACCCGTCGCGCCCCTGGACGGTCGAGGAACTCGGCGCCCGCGGCGGCCTCTCCCGCGCGGCCTTCGCCCGCCGCTTCACCACCCTGGTGGGCGAGCCCCCGCTGACGTACCTGACCTGGTGGCGCATGATCACCGCCGGGCGGCTGCTCCGCACGGACGACCTCCCGCTCCGTCTCGTCGCCCAACGCACCGGCTACACATCGGAGTTCGCCTTCGCCAAGGCCTTCAAACGGGAGTACGGGGTGCCACCGGGCCAGTACCGGAAGCGGGCTTCCTGA
- a CDS encoding MOSC domain-containing protein, protein MGGAVAAVSSNGSYSFTKPNRESIVLLAGLGVEGDVHAGTTVKHRFRMEKDASQPNLRQVHLMHEELFDELRETGFEVAAGQLGENVTTRGVDLLGLPVGTLLHLGEEAVVEVTGLRNPCAQIDTFRQGLLKQVVGRGEDGKVRFKSGIMSVVVTGGTVRPGDSIKVELPDGPHRPQEIV, encoded by the coding sequence ATGGGTGGGGCAGTCGCCGCGGTCAGCAGCAACGGGTCGTACTCGTTCACCAAGCCGAACCGGGAAAGCATCGTGCTGCTCGCCGGGCTCGGGGTGGAGGGGGATGTGCATGCCGGTACGACGGTGAAGCACCGTTTCCGGATGGAGAAGGACGCCTCGCAGCCGAACCTGCGTCAAGTGCACCTGATGCACGAGGAGTTGTTCGACGAGCTGCGGGAGACCGGGTTCGAGGTCGCGGCGGGGCAGCTCGGCGAGAACGTCACCACGCGGGGCGTCGACCTGCTGGGGCTGCCCGTCGGCACACTGCTGCACCTCGGGGAGGAGGCTGTCGTGGAGGTGACCGGGCTGCGCAATCCCTGCGCGCAGATCGACACCTTCCGGCAGGGCCTGCTGAAGCAGGTCGTCGGCCGGGGCGAGGACGGCAAGGTCCGCTTCAAGTCCGGGATCATGAGCGTCGTCGTGACCGGCGGCACGGTCCGGCCCGGGGACTCGATCAAGGTCGAGCTGCCGGACGGACCGCACCGGCCGCAGGAAATCGTCTAG
- a CDS encoding NADPH-dependent F420 reductase, giving the protein MPEGSVMKIGIIGAGNIGGNLARRFTAVGHEVAIANSRGPQTLTALAEETGATAVPVEEAARGAEIVVVTIPLKAVPDLPDGVLDGAAENVAVIDTGNYYPQQRDGRIDAIEDDGLTESRWTAQQIGHTVIKAFNGTYAQDILDRPRPAGAPDRMALPVAGDDAAAKQRVRDLIDEIGFDTVDAGGLDDSWRQQPGTPVYGLQEGLDAVTKALTEAPQERPADFRG; this is encoded by the coding sequence ATCCCGGAAGGGTCTGTCATGAAGATCGGCATCATCGGAGCGGGCAACATCGGCGGCAACCTGGCGCGGCGGTTCACCGCCGTCGGTCACGAGGTCGCCATCGCCAACTCGCGCGGACCTCAGACCCTCACCGCGCTGGCCGAGGAGACGGGCGCGACGGCCGTACCGGTCGAGGAGGCCGCGCGCGGCGCCGAGATCGTCGTCGTCACCATCCCGTTGAAGGCCGTACCGGACCTGCCGGACGGCGTCCTCGACGGGGCGGCCGAGAACGTCGCCGTCATCGACACCGGCAACTACTACCCGCAGCAGCGGGACGGCCGGATCGACGCCATCGAGGACGACGGCCTGACCGAGAGCCGCTGGACCGCCCAGCAGATCGGCCACACGGTCATCAAGGCCTTCAACGGCACCTACGCCCAGGACATCCTGGACCGCCCGCGCCCGGCCGGCGCCCCGGACCGCATGGCCCTCCCCGTCGCGGGCGACGACGCGGCCGCCAAGCAGCGCGTGCGGGACCTGATCGACGAGATCGGCTTCGACACGGTCGACGCCGGGGGCCTGGACGACTCCTGGCGCCAGCAGCCGGGCACGCCCGTCTACGGCCTCCAGGAGGGCCTCGACGCGGTGACCAAGGCGCTGACGGAGGCACCGCAGGAGCGCCCGGCGGACTTCCGCGGATAG
- a CDS encoding EF-hand domain-containing protein, giving the protein MADIEEARKQFERIDTDGDGSITAAEFKTALAQGGDWNVTESVAEAIIASRDLNGDKVLSFDEFWAHLNK; this is encoded by the coding sequence GTGGCGGACATCGAGGAAGCACGCAAGCAGTTCGAGCGGATCGACACGGACGGCGACGGCTCCATCACGGCCGCCGAGTTCAAGACCGCCCTCGCCCAGGGCGGCGACTGGAACGTCACCGAGTCGGTGGCCGAGGCGATCATCGCCAGCCGCGACCTCAACGGCGACAAGGTCCTCTCCTTCGACGAGTTCTGGGCGCACCTGAACAAGTGA
- the glyA gene encoding serine hydroxymethyltransferase: protein MSLLNQSLHELDPDVAAAVDAELNRQQSTLEMIASENFAPVAVMEAQGSVLTNKYAEGYPGRRYYGGCEHVDVAEQIAIDRVKELFGAEYANVQPHSGASANQAALFALAQPGDTILGLDLAHGGHLTHGMRLNFSGKQFNVVAYHVDDAGLVDMAEVERLAKEHRPKVIIAGWSAYPRQLDFAEFRRIADEVEAFLWVDMAHFAGLVAAGLHPNPVPFADVVTSTTHKTLGGPRGGIILAKKDFAKKLNSSVFPGFQGGPLEHVIAAKAVSFKVAASEDFKERQRRTVEGAQLLAERLLKDDVRAVGVNVLSGGTDVHLILVDLRESELDGQQAEDRLHEVGITVNRNAVPNDPRPPMVTSGLRIGTPALATRGFAAEDFAEVADIIAEALKPAYDVESLKARVSALADKHPLYPGLGK, encoded by the coding sequence ATGTCGCTTCTCAACCAGTCCCTCCATGAGCTGGACCCGGACGTCGCCGCCGCCGTCGACGCCGAGCTGAACCGTCAGCAGTCCACCCTCGAGATGATCGCCTCGGAGAACTTCGCTCCGGTCGCGGTCATGGAGGCCCAGGGCTCGGTCCTGACCAACAAGTACGCCGAGGGCTACCCCGGCCGCCGCTACTACGGCGGCTGCGAGCACGTCGACGTCGCCGAGCAGATCGCCATCGACCGGGTGAAGGAGCTGTTCGGCGCCGAGTACGCCAACGTGCAGCCCCACTCGGGCGCCTCCGCCAACCAGGCCGCCCTGTTCGCGCTGGCCCAGCCCGGTGACACCATCCTCGGTCTGGACCTGGCCCACGGCGGCCACCTGACCCACGGGATGCGGCTGAACTTCTCCGGCAAGCAGTTCAACGTGGTCGCGTACCACGTGGACGACGCCGGCCTGGTCGACATGGCCGAGGTCGAGCGGCTCGCCAAGGAGCACCGCCCCAAGGTGATCATCGCGGGCTGGTCGGCGTACCCGCGCCAGCTGGACTTCGCCGAGTTCCGCCGGATCGCGGACGAGGTCGAGGCCTTCCTGTGGGTCGACATGGCGCACTTCGCCGGCCTCGTCGCGGCGGGGCTGCACCCGAACCCGGTGCCGTTCGCGGACGTCGTCACCTCCACCACCCACAAGACGCTGGGCGGCCCGCGCGGCGGCATCATCCTCGCCAAGAAGGACTTCGCGAAGAAGCTGAACTCCTCGGTCTTCCCGGGCTTCCAGGGCGGTCCCCTGGAGCACGTGATCGCGGCCAAGGCGGTGTCCTTCAAGGTCGCCGCCTCGGAGGACTTCAAGGAGCGCCAGCGCCGTACGGTCGAGGGCGCTCAGCTCCTCGCCGAGCGGCTGCTGAAGGACGACGTGCGCGCCGTGGGCGTGAACGTCCTGTCCGGCGGCACCGACGTGCACCTGATCCTGGTCGACCTGCGTGAGTCCGAGCTGGACGGGCAGCAGGCCGAGGACCGCCTCCACGAGGTCGGCATCACCGTCAACCGGAACGCGGTCCCGAACGACCCGCGTCCCCCGATGGTCACCTCCGGCCTGCGCATCGGCACTCCCGCGCTGGCCACCCGTGGCTTCGCGGCCGAGGACTTCGCGGAGGTCGCGGACATCATCGCCGAGGCGCTGAAGCCCGCGTACGACGTGGAGTCCCTGAAGGCCCGGGTGTCCGCGTTGGCCGACAAGCACCCGCTGTACCCCGGTCTGGGCAAGTAG
- a CDS encoding L-serine ammonia-lyase: MAISVFDLFSIGIGPSSSHTVGPMRAARMFARRLRNEDLLDPVASIRAELYGSLGATGHGHGTPKAVLLGLEGASPRTVDVEGADARVETIRTGGRLNVLGTHEIAFSYDDDLVLHRRKALPYHANGMTLFAYDASGALVLEKTYYSVGGGFVVDEDAVGEDRIKLDDTVLKYPFRTGDELLRVAKETGLSISALMLENERAWRTEDEIREGLLDIWRVMQACVSRGMSREGILPGGLKVRRRAAVSARQLRAEGDPLAHAMEWITLYAMAVNEENAAGGRVVTAPTNGAAGIIPAVLHYYINFIPGADEDGVVRFLLAAGAIGMLFKENASISGAEVGCQGEVGSACSMAAGALAEVLGGSPEQVENAAEIGMEHNLGLTCDPVGGLVQIPCIERNGMAAVKAVTAARMAMRGDGSHKVSLDKVIKTMKETGADMSVKYKETARGGLAVNIIEC; the protein is encoded by the coding sequence GTGGCCATCTCGGTCTTCGACCTGTTCTCGATCGGCATCGGCCCGTCCAGCTCCCATACGGTCGGCCCGATGCGCGCAGCCCGTATGTTCGCCCGCCGCCTGCGCAACGAGGACCTCCTCGACCCGGTGGCCTCGATACGCGCAGAGCTGTACGGCTCGCTGGGCGCGACCGGGCACGGGCACGGCACGCCGAAGGCGGTGCTGCTCGGCCTGGAGGGCGCCTCACCGCGCACGGTGGACGTGGAGGGCGCCGACGCGCGCGTGGAGACGATCCGCACCGGCGGGCGCCTGAACGTGCTCGGCACGCACGAGATCGCCTTCTCCTACGACGACGACCTGGTCCTGCACCGCCGCAAGGCCCTGCCGTACCACGCCAACGGCATGACGCTCTTCGCGTACGACGCCTCCGGCGCACTCGTGCTGGAGAAGACGTACTACTCGGTCGGCGGCGGCTTCGTGGTCGACGAGGACGCGGTCGGCGAGGACCGCATCAAGCTGGACGACACCGTCCTCAAGTACCCCTTCCGCACCGGCGACGAGCTGCTGCGCGTCGCCAAGGAGACCGGCCTGTCGATCTCCGCGCTGATGCTGGAGAACGAGCGGGCCTGGCGCACCGAGGACGAGATCCGCGAGGGGCTCCTCGACATCTGGCGTGTCATGCAGGCCTGCGTGTCCCGCGGCATGTCCCGCGAGGGCATCCTGCCGGGCGGCCTGAAGGTCCGCCGCCGCGCCGCCGTCTCGGCCCGCCAGCTGCGCGCCGAGGGCGACCCGCTGGCACACGCCATGGAGTGGATCACGCTCTACGCGATGGCGGTGAACGAGGAGAACGCGGCGGGCGGCCGCGTGGTGACGGCCCCCACGAACGGCGCGGCCGGCATCATCCCCGCGGTCCTGCACTACTACATCAACTTCATCCCGGGCGCGGACGAGGACGGCGTCGTCCGCTTCCTGCTCGCCGCCGGAGCCATCGGCATGCTCTTCAAGGAGAACGCCTCCATCTCCGGCGCCGAGGTCGGCTGCCAGGGCGAGGTCGGCTCCGCCTGCTCGATGGCGGCGGGCGCCCTCGCCGAGGTCCTCGGCGGCTCCCCCGAGCAGGTCGAGAACGCGGCCGAGATCGGCATGGAGCACAACCTCGGCCTCACCTGCGACCCGGTCGGCGGCCTCGTCCAGATCCCCTGCATCGAACGCAACGGCATGGCAGCGGTCAAGGCCGTCACCGCCGCCCGCATGGCCATGCGCGGCGACGGCTCCCACAAGGTCTCCCTCGACAAGGTCATCAAGACCATGAAGGAGACGGGCGCGGACATGTCCGTCAAGTACAAGGAGACGGCGCGCGGCGGGCTCGCGGTGAACATCATCGAGTGCTGA
- the gcvH gene encoding glycine cleavage system protein GcvH, which yields MNNPQQLRYSKEHEWLSVAEDGVATVGITEFAANALGDVVYAQLPAVGDTVTAGETCGELESTKSVSDLYAPVTGEVIEANQDVVDDPSLVNSAPFEGGWLFKVRITGEPDDLLSADEYTAFSAG from the coding sequence ATGAACAACCCCCAGCAGCTGCGTTACAGCAAGGAGCACGAGTGGCTGTCGGTCGCCGAGGACGGCGTCGCGACGGTCGGCATCACCGAGTTCGCGGCCAACGCGCTCGGCGACGTCGTCTACGCCCAGCTTCCGGCGGTCGGTGACACGGTCACCGCGGGCGAGACCTGCGGCGAACTGGAGTCGACCAAGTCGGTCAGCGACCTGTACGCCCCGGTGACCGGCGAGGTCATCGAAGCCAACCAGGACGTGGTGGACGACCCGTCGCTGGTGAACTCCGCGCCCTTCGAGGGTGGCTGGCTGTTCAAGGTACGGATCACGGGTGAGCCGGACGACCTGCTCTCCGCCGACGAGTACACCGCCTTCTCCGCCGGCTAA
- a CDS encoding MerR family transcriptional regulator, giving the protein MLHHPGGDPPDPPYDGTALFTIGELARATGLTVRTIRYWSDEGVLSPVTRSTGGYRLYDAESAARLELIRTLRELGLGLADVRRVLDGERTVAEVAAAHVVALDAQISSLKLTRAVLSSVARRGSTAEEMTLMNKLARLSAAERRRIMEEFVEEMFRGLDTVDPDIRERMRNTAVNLPDDPTPEQVDAWVEVAELVQDPEFRAQMRGAAELNHADRRPETPAGASRWFAKRLVELVGKAREHGIGPQAPEAERVLRELFGDADRAEVLIRIRATHNVRLARYRELIGTLKQTPVKSHAEEFAWVVAALEARAAS; this is encoded by the coding sequence ATGCTGCACCATCCGGGGGGAGACCCCCCAGACCCCCCGTACGACGGCACCGCCCTTTTCACCATCGGCGAGCTGGCCCGCGCCACCGGTCTGACCGTGCGGACCATCCGCTACTGGTCCGACGAGGGCGTCCTGTCCCCGGTGACCCGTTCCACGGGCGGCTACCGCCTCTACGACGCCGAGTCCGCCGCCCGCCTGGAACTGATCCGCACCCTGCGCGAGCTGGGCCTCGGCCTGGCCGACGTGCGCAGGGTGCTGGACGGAGAGCGGACGGTGGCGGAGGTCGCGGCGGCGCACGTGGTGGCACTGGACGCACAGATCAGCTCCCTGAAGCTGACCCGTGCGGTGCTGTCGTCCGTGGCGCGACGCGGTTCGACCGCAGAGGAGATGACCCTGATGAACAAACTGGCGCGGCTGTCGGCGGCCGAGCGCAGGCGGATCATGGAGGAGTTCGTGGAGGAGATGTTCCGTGGGCTCGACACCGTGGATCCGGACATCCGCGAAAGGATGCGGAACACGGCGGTGAACCTGCCGGACGACCCGACGCCCGAGCAGGTCGACGCCTGGGTGGAAGTGGCCGAGCTGGTGCAGGACCCGGAGTTCCGGGCCCAGATGCGCGGGGCGGCCGAGCTCAATCACGCCGACCGGAGGCCCGAGACGCCGGCCGGGGCGTCCAGGTGGTTCGCCAAGCGGCTGGTCGAGCTGGTGGGGAAGGCGCGGGAGCACGGGATCGGGCCGCAGGCGCCGGAGGCCGAGAGGGTGCTGCGGGAACTGTTCGGCGACGCCGACCGCGCCGAGGTCCTCATACGCATCAGGGCGACCCACAATGTCCGGCTCGCCCGCTACCGCGAACTGATCGGGACGCTCAAGCAGACGCCCGTGAAGTCCCACGCGGAGGAGTTCGCCTGGGTGGTCGCCGCGCTGGAGGCTCGCGCGGCCAGCTAA
- a CDS encoding glycoside hydrolase family 25 protein — protein MLRGIDVSAYQSSSYATSGLSFVFVKATEGRSYVNPKLSAQTKRARDAGLVVGFYHFLWPGNLTAQAEYFVAHAPERAGDILAVDWETTSEGTHASNAEKDRFLRKVKELRPAHRVLLYCNRSYWLNIDTTSYAGDGLWIADYVTAGEPRIRAPWRFHQYTDDPVDRNVADFADRAALRDWASVTL, from the coding sequence ATGCTCCGCGGCATCGACGTCAGCGCGTATCAGTCGTCCTCGTACGCCACTTCCGGTCTCTCCTTCGTCTTCGTCAAGGCGACGGAGGGCCGTTCGTACGTCAACCCGAAGCTCAGCGCCCAGACGAAGCGCGCCCGCGACGCCGGCCTCGTCGTCGGCTTCTATCACTTCCTGTGGCCCGGCAACCTCACCGCCCAGGCGGAGTACTTCGTCGCCCACGCCCCCGAGCGGGCGGGCGACATCCTCGCCGTCGACTGGGAGACGACCAGCGAGGGCACCCACGCCTCCAACGCGGAGAAGGACCGCTTCCTCCGCAAGGTGAAGGAGCTGCGGCCGGCGCACCGGGTCCTGCTCTACTGCAACAGAAGCTACTGGCTGAACATCGACACCACCTCGTACGCCGGCGACGGCCTCTGGATAGCCGACTACGTCACAGCGGGCGAGCCGCGCATCCGGGCGCCGTGGCGCTTCCACCAGTACACGGACGACCCGGTGGACCGGAACGTCGCCGACTTCGCCGACCGGGCGGCCCTGCGGGATTGGGCGAGCGTTACCCTCTGA
- a CDS encoding zinc-dependent alcohol dehydrogenase family protein yields the protein MTSTTARAVLFHELGGPDVLKVEDVELPAPGPGELTVRVEALGLNRAEALYRAGTYYYQPTLPASRNGYEAAGTVEAVGEGVSTHAPGDPVMAAANFELSAHGVYGDRILLHESAVVPRPAGVDAVTAAAVWVTYSTAYGALLRTASMQPGDRVLVTGASSGVGTAALQVVRRAGAIPIATTRTDDKRQRLLDLGADQVIVTEREDVVKETKRLTDGRGVDIVLDAIGGPGFAALGDAVVPNGTLISYGWLSGIPTQLPMNWPLTVHGYANPNVSRTAEGRRRASHYINSGLADGTLRPVIAEVFDGLDAVRDAHRLMESNTHTGKIVVRI from the coding sequence ATGACTTCAACTACCGCCCGTGCAGTGCTCTTTCACGAACTCGGCGGCCCGGACGTCCTGAAGGTCGAGGACGTCGAGCTGCCCGCACCCGGCCCCGGCGAACTCACCGTCCGCGTCGAGGCGTTGGGACTCAACCGCGCCGAAGCCCTTTACCGTGCCGGGACTTATTACTACCAGCCGACCCTGCCCGCCTCCCGCAACGGCTACGAGGCCGCCGGCACCGTCGAGGCGGTCGGCGAGGGCGTGAGCACCCACGCGCCAGGCGACCCCGTGATGGCGGCGGCCAACTTCGAACTCAGTGCCCACGGCGTCTACGGCGACCGGATCCTGCTGCACGAGAGCGCCGTGGTGCCCCGGCCCGCCGGAGTCGACGCGGTCACCGCGGCCGCCGTCTGGGTCACCTACTCCACGGCGTACGGCGCCCTGCTGCGGACCGCGAGCATGCAGCCCGGCGACCGGGTGCTGGTCACCGGCGCGTCCAGCGGCGTCGGCACCGCCGCCCTCCAGGTGGTCCGCCGCGCCGGCGCGATCCCGATCGCGACCACCCGCACCGACGACAAGCGGCAGCGACTGCTCGACCTCGGCGCGGACCAGGTGATCGTCACCGAGCGCGAGGACGTCGTGAAGGAGACCAAGCGGCTCACGGACGGCCGCGGCGTCGACATCGTCCTCGACGCGATCGGCGGCCCCGGCTTCGCCGCCCTGGGCGACGCCGTCGTCCCGAACGGCACCCTGATCAGCTATGGCTGGCTCTCCGGGATCCCCACCCAACTCCCGATGAACTGGCCCCTCACCGTCCACGGCTACGCCAACCCGAACGTCTCCCGGACCGCCGAGGGCCGCCGCCGCGCCTCCCACTACATCAACTCGGGACTGGCCGACGGCACCCTGCGCCCGGTGATCGCCGAGGTCTTCGACGGCCTCGACGCCGTCCGGGACGCCCACCGGCTGATGGAGTCCAACACGCACACCGGCAAGATCGTGGTGCGGATCTGA